One region of Zingiber officinale cultivar Zhangliang chromosome 7B, Zo_v1.1, whole genome shotgun sequence genomic DNA includes:
- the LOC122006469 gene encoding tricetin 3',4',5'-O-trimethyltransferase-like, which translates to MGLAIDYYSAVGERESVIKLNQSTESSSSSSHPRFWINLQLLTAMGSLKEEAPEMTPEEDEVACMLAMTLGSASIPPMTLRAAVELGLLEILVKAGYGAKLSPAEIVAQLPTQNPQAPAMVDRILRLLSAYDVVACAVETGADGRVGRKYGAAPACKYLTKNEDGVSMAALVLMNQDKVLMESWYHMTEAVLDGGIPFNKAYGMTAFEYHGTDPRFNSVFNEGMKNHSIIFTKKLLENYRGFDDIQVLVDVGGGVGGTLSMITAKYPRIKGINFDLPHVISEAPAFPGVEHVGGDMFVSVPNGDAIFMKWILHDWSDEHCAKILENCWKALPEKGKVMLFECIIPAVPEVNLRAQGVLHMDLVMLAHNPGGKERTKEEFEALATQAGFQGFKSTYIYANTYIIEFTK; encoded by the exons ATGGGCCTTGCAATTGATTACTACAGCGCGGTAGGTGAGCGAGAGAGTGTTATTAAACTAAATCAATCCACGGAGTCTTCGTCCTCCTCATCTCACCCACGGTTTTGGATTAATCTGCAGCTTTTAACAGCCATGGGATCCCTCAAGGAGGAGGCGCCGGAGATGACGCCGGAGGAGGACGAGGTGGCCTGCATGCTGGCCATGACTCTCGGCAGCGCGTCCATCCCGCCCATGACGCTCAGGGCCGCCGTCGAGCTCGGGCTCCTGGAGATCCTGGTTAAAGCCGGGTACGGCGCGAAGCTGAGCCCGGCTGAGATCGTCGCGCAGCTGCCGACCCAGAACCCCCAAGCCCCCGCCATGGTGGACCGCATCCTCCGCCTCCTTTCCGCCTACGACGTCGTCGCGTGTGCCGTCGAGACCGGCGCTGACGGCCGAGTGGGCCGGAAGTACGGCGCCGCGCCGGCGTGCAAGTACCTGACCAAGAACGAGGACGGCGTGTCCATGGCCGCGCTGGTGTTGATGAACCAGGACAAGGTCCTGATGGAGAGCTG GTACCACATGACGGAGGCGGTGCTCGACGGCGGCATCCCCTTCAACAAGGCCTACGGCATGACGGCGTTCGAGTACCACGGCACCGACCCGCGGTTCAACTCGGTGTTCAACGAGGGCATGAAGAACCACTCCATCATCTTCACCAAGAAGCTGCTCGAGAACTACCGCGGCTTCGACGACATCCAGGTGCTCGTCGACGTCGGCGGAGGCGTCGGTGGCACCCTCTCCATGATCACCGCCAAGTACCCTCGCATCAAGGGCATCAACTTCGACCTCCCCCACGTCATCTCCGAAGCTCCAGCTTTTCCAG GAGTTGAGCATGTTGGCGGAGACATGTTTGTGAGTGTCCCAAATGGCGATGCGATATTTATGAAG TGGATTCTTCACGACTGGAGCGACGAGCACTGTGCGAAGATACTGGAGAACTGTTGGAAGGCGCTGCCGGAGAAGGGGAAGGTGATGCTGTTCGAGTGCATAATTCCGGCGGTGCCGGAGGTGAATCTACGGGCGCAGGGAGTGTTGCACATGGATCTGGTGATGCTGGCTCACAACCCGGGAGGGAAGGAGAGGACCAAGGAGGAGTTCGAGGCCTTGGCGACTCAAGCAGGGTTCCAAGGATTCAAGTCCACGTATATCTACGCCAATACGTATATCATAGAATTCACCAAGTAG